In Halogeometricum borinquense DSM 11551, a single genomic region encodes these proteins:
- the narH gene encoding nitrate reductase subunit beta: MSADDTSQSDDEVNLAEDVDHQVAMVMDLNKCIGCQTCTVACKSLWTEGGGRDYMYWNNVETKPGEGYPRDWENSGGGWKSSEHNERQPGQIPSQEDYGESWEFNHQEIMYDGSDQPLRPQSDPEWGPNWDEDQGDGEYPNSYYFYLPRICNHCTHPSCVEACPRKAIYKREEDGIVLIDQERCRGYRYCVEGCPYKKVYYNAAKKTSEKCIFCYPRLEGEGPEGETFAPACAEDCPPQLRLVGFLDDEQGPIHKLVNEYEVALPLHPEFQTQPNVYYIPPFAPPQHSEDGETVDVERIPRTYLEKLFGERVHEALDTIERERDKVNRGGESELLDMLTDTNPARKYRLEVFD, translated from the coding sequence ATGAGCGCCGACGATACGTCCCAAAGCGACGACGAGGTCAATCTCGCGGAGGATGTCGATCACCAAGTGGCGATGGTGATGGACCTGAACAAGTGCATCGGCTGCCAGACGTGTACGGTCGCGTGTAAGTCGCTCTGGACGGAAGGCGGCGGCCGCGACTACATGTACTGGAACAACGTCGAGACGAAACCCGGCGAGGGCTATCCACGCGATTGGGAGAACTCCGGCGGTGGATGGAAGTCCAGCGAGCACAACGAGCGCCAACCCGGGCAGATTCCGTCGCAGGAAGACTACGGTGAGTCGTGGGAGTTCAACCACCAGGAGATCATGTACGACGGGAGCGATCAGCCCCTCCGTCCGCAGTCGGATCCCGAGTGGGGACCGAACTGGGACGAGGATCAGGGAGATGGCGAGTACCCCAACTCGTATTACTTCTACCTCCCGCGTATCTGCAATCACTGCACGCACCCCTCTTGCGTCGAGGCGTGCCCGCGGAAGGCCATCTACAAGCGAGAAGAGGACGGTATCGTCCTGATCGACCAAGAGCGGTGTCGTGGCTACCGCTACTGCGTCGAAGGCTGTCCGTATAAGAAGGTGTACTACAACGCAGCGAAGAAAACGTCCGAAAAGTGCATCTTCTGCTATCCTCGTCTCGAGGGAGAGGGTCCGGAGGGTGAGACGTTCGCGCCCGCGTGCGCCGAGGACTGCCCGCCACAACTCCGACTTGTCGGCTTCCTCGACGACGAACAGGGGCCTATCCACAAACTCGTCAACGAGTACGAAGTCGCACTGCCGCTTCATCCGGAGTTCCAGACACAACCGAACGTGTACTACATTCCACCGTTCGCACCGCCGCAACACTCTGAAGACGGCGAAACCGTGGATGTCGAGCGCATCCCGCGGACGTACTTGGAGAAACTGTTCGGCGAACGCGTTCACGAGGCACTCGATACCATCGAACGGGAGCGCGACAAGGTAAATCGCGGCGGGGAGAGTGAACTGCTCGACATGTTGACCGACACGAATCCGGCACGGAAGTACCGTTTGGAGGTGTTCGACTGA
- a CDS encoding ethylbenzene dehydrogenase-related protein, translating to MSERDDTRRVAAWALVAACFVVLTAVLGPATVAARPANQIPVESVSAEENPQQPSSEAWDKVPPVEVPLTSAPSGLPNASDTSVETVRVQSARTDGRFYLRMSWHDGTADRNASDPREFADAAAVQVPVNTSVRPPISMGSTRNLVNVWYWHADGETEELLAGGPGTTTEFESSSVKTATNYDDGRWTVVVSRAITTDTANQTSFAVDHDVDVSFAVWNGSNMERSGTKAVSEWYHFPLGPGPQGPPYESILWTVAGLAIVGTALVTIQAVRNS from the coding sequence ATGAGTGAACGAGACGACACCCGTCGGGTCGCCGCGTGGGCGCTTGTCGCAGCATGTTTCGTCGTGCTGACCGCCGTTCTCGGTCCAGCCACGGTAGCGGCGCGCCCGGCGAATCAGATTCCGGTCGAATCGGTGTCCGCGGAGGAGAATCCCCAACAGCCGTCGAGTGAGGCGTGGGACAAAGTCCCTCCAGTCGAGGTGCCGCTGACGAGTGCGCCGAGCGGATTGCCGAACGCGAGTGATACATCCGTCGAGACAGTCCGCGTCCAGTCGGCCCGGACCGACGGCCGGTTCTACCTTCGGATGTCGTGGCACGATGGGACAGCGGACAGAAACGCTTCTGATCCGCGTGAGTTTGCCGACGCTGCCGCGGTGCAGGTTCCGGTTAACACCAGCGTCCGGCCGCCCATCTCGATGGGTAGTACGCGGAACTTGGTGAACGTCTGGTACTGGCACGCTGACGGCGAGACCGAGGAACTTCTCGCTGGTGGCCCCGGAACCACCACCGAGTTCGAGTCGTCGTCGGTGAAAACTGCGACGAACTACGACGACGGTCGATGGACAGTCGTCGTCTCGCGAGCGATAACGACCGATACCGCCAACCAGACTTCGTTCGCGGTGGACCACGACGTGGATGTTTCGTTCGCCGTGTGGAACGGGTCGAATATGGAACGCTCGGGGACGAAAGCGGTCAGCGAGTGGTATCACTTCCCGCTCGGTCCCGGTCCGCAGGGACCGCCTTATGAGTCCATCCTGTGGACTGTTGCGGGTCTCGCAATTGTCGGTACCGCGCTCGTGACGATTCAGGCGGTGCGGAACTCCTGA
- a CDS encoding molecular chaperone TorD family protein, with the protein MDTNTESDTKTNTDPTTNVDSATPRDTETPADVADTLDAAALDREAAARSGIYAMLATLFDEPDKALYDRLASGAVNETCAELVAASGLDVTPPDLTVAEDHETICARFNDLFTIGYAEYTDRTDGSLHSDGPPVSLYGSSYRPDASWNDVNLDLARAYDYFGLTVDQSARDNHDYLPYQLEFAGYLARREADSSPDAGRARLDFHDRHLHVVADGLAERMADERGTGLYGELAAFLGRFVTADQTALAERFEGGGG; encoded by the coding sequence ATGGATACTAATACAGAATCTGACACGAAAACAAACACAGATCCGACGACAAACGTTGATTCGGCAACACCCCGGGATACGGAGACGCCCGCCGACGTAGCCGACACGCTTGACGCCGCAGCACTCGACAGGGAAGCGGCCGCACGGAGCGGCATTTACGCCATGCTGGCGACGCTGTTTGACGAACCTGACAAGGCGCTGTACGACCGACTTGCGTCCGGCGCGGTCAACGAGACGTGTGCAGAACTCGTGGCAGCCAGCGGATTGGACGTTACTCCTCCAGACCTTACCGTTGCGGAGGATCACGAGACGATCTGTGCGCGCTTCAACGACCTGTTTACCATCGGGTACGCGGAGTACACCGACCGGACCGACGGGTCGCTGCACAGCGATGGGCCGCCGGTGTCGCTGTACGGGTCATCGTATCGCCCGGACGCGTCGTGGAATGACGTGAACCTCGACTTGGCACGGGCGTACGATTACTTCGGGCTGACAGTCGATCAGTCCGCTCGTGATAATCACGATTACCTCCCGTACCAACTCGAGTTCGCGGGCTACCTCGCACGCCGGGAAGCTGATTCGTCGCCGGACGCCGGGCGCGCGAGGCTCGACTTTCACGACAGACATCTTCACGTCGTCGCCGACGGACTCGCAGAGCGAATGGCAGACGAAAGAGGAACCGGACTGTACGGCGAACTGGCCGCGTTCCTCGGGCGGTTCGTTACCGCTGACCAAACTGCGCTCGCAGAGCGATTCGAGGGAGGTGGTGGATAG